One genomic window of Elaeis guineensis isolate ETL-2024a chromosome 2, EG11, whole genome shotgun sequence includes the following:
- the LOC105054162 gene encoding uncharacterized protein isoform X4, which translates to MEVAAAETDRNSLAVEKENSGVGGLTKLFKGPQGEDFNVDNNTFSKAQIRATFYAKFENEKSDQEITLIWILWSKYNSRHHPAPRVIQIQQNVLILSDKSLPNSIILVGTRMIEMVSHGQATWEE; encoded by the exons ATGGAGGTTGCCGCTGCGGAGACTGATAGGAACTCTTTGGCGGTGGAGAAGGAGAATAGCGGTGTCGGTGGCTTGACGAAGCTGTTCAAGGGTCCACAAGGGGAGGATTTCAATGTGGATAACAACACGTTCTCCAAGGCTCAGATAAGAGCTACGTTCTATGCGAAGTTCGAGAACGAGAAGTCTGACCAAGAG ATAACCTTGATATGGATATTGTGGTCCAAGTACAACTCTAGACACCATCCTGCCCCTCGTGTAATTCAAATACAACAAAATGTGCTAATTTTAAGTGACAAGAGCCTCCCCAACAGTATAATTTTG GTTGGAACACGGATGATAGAGATGGTGTCTCATGGCCAAGCAACCTGGGAGGAATAA
- the LOC105054162 gene encoding tRNA ligase 1 isoform X5, with the protein MEVAAAETDRNSLAVEKENSGVGGLTKLFKGPQGEDFNVDNNTFSKAQIRATFYAKFENEKSDQEVGTRMIEMVSHGQATWEE; encoded by the exons ATGGAGGTTGCCGCTGCGGAGACTGATAGGAACTCTTTGGCGGTGGAGAAGGAGAATAGCGGTGTCGGTGGCTTGACGAAGCTGTTCAAGGGTCCACAAGGGGAGGATTTCAATGTGGATAACAACACGTTCTCCAAGGCTCAGATAAGAGCTACGTTCTATGCGAAGTTCGAGAACGAGAAGTCTGACCAAGAG GTTGGAACACGGATGATAGAGATGGTGTCTCATGGCCAAGCAACCTGGGAGGAATAA